TCGGCGTCGGTGGTGTCCTCGCCGAGGTAGTCCAGCGTGGCGGTCAGCCCGTCCGCGGCGAGCCCGCGCACCGCCTCGACCGCCCGCGCGCAGCTCTCCCCGGCGACGAAGCGCTCCACCACCGAACGTGTGCCCGGCGCGGTGGCGACCAGCCGGCGCAGGCGGTCGTTGCCCGCGGCGGCGAGGATCGTCGAGCGTACGGGGTTCACGCCGGAAACTTTACGTGTTCAGTCGGCTGAAACCGAGTCACCCGGCGGCCTGTCGGCCAGACAAGATGATCTTGGTTATTTCACTGGCCGAGGTGCAGGCGGGCGTACAGCAGCGCTTCGGCCAGATCCTTGACGCGGCGCGCCCGCTCACCGGCCCGCCGGGTGTTGATCTCCAGCACCACCTGCCCGTCGAACCCGGTGCTCCGCAGCAGTTCGAGCACCTCTGCGCACGGCTGCCCACCACGGCCGGGCACCAGGTGCTCGTCCTTGGGCAGGCCGGTGCCGTCGGCCAGGTGCAGGTGCGCCAGGCCCGGTCCCATGCGCCTGGCCAGCGCGATCGGGTCCATCCGCGCGGCCGCGGTGTGCGACAGGTCGAGCGTGTAGTGGCGGTAACCGACGTCGGTCGGGTCGATCGACGGCCGGAACGCCGACACCCGCGCGTCCCGGTTCCCGCCCGGCGGCCGAACCTTGAACATGTTCTCCACCGCGATCGCCACCCCGCTGCCGTCCTCCAGCTCGGCGACCAGGTCGGCGAAGCCGTCGCCGTAGCGTCGCTGCCAGCGGAACGGCGGGTGCACCACGACCGTGGCCGCGCCCAGCTCCTGTGCCGCCTCCACGCTTCGGCGCAGCCGGACCACCGGATCGGGTGACCACACGCGCTGGGTGATCAGCAGTGACGGCGAGTGCACCGACAGCACCGGCATCCCGGTGCGCTTCGACAGCTTCCGCAGCGCGCCGACGTCCTGGCTGACCGAATCCGCCCAGACCATCACCTCGACCCCGTCGTAACCGAGGTCGGCGGCGAGCTCGAACCCGGCGCCGGCTTTCAGCGGCCAGACCGAGGCGGTGGACAGGCCGATCGGAATGCTCACGCGGGCATGGTCCTACTTGGACAGCAGGAGCAGCGCGGCGGGGGACACCGTGACCACCAGTCCGACCAGCACCGCGAGCACGGTGGTCTGGATGTCGTCGGCCCGGCGGATCTTCCTGACGATCCAGACCAGCGCGACGATCACCACCAGCGCGGCGATCAGCGCGGCGGCGGGAAGCCTGCCCCACAGCCAGTTGAAGCCCAGCCAGACCCCGGCACCGCCGACCACGCCCAGCGCCAGCTGCGCGCCCATGACCAGCCACTGCTTGCCCGGCGAAGCCTCTTCCTCGGGGAGTTCGTCGACTCCGGCGACCCCGCCGTACGGGTCGTCCAGCTCGGCGAAATCACCGTCCTGGGCATCGAGTTCGGTGTCGAAACCGTCGTCGTAGCCGGGGGCGCGGTTGCGACGCGGCGGGCCGTCGAAGTCGTCGCCGTACCCCGGACCGCCCAGCTCCCCGGCGACCGGCCGCTGCACGGCTTCGAAGTCGCCGGTGCTGAACCGGCCGGAGGCGAACTGCCCGCTGGCGTACGGGTCGCCGGGCGGCCCGTCCATCGGGTCGTCCACCGGCGTCATCGCGGCCTGGGTGTCCTCCAGGCGCGCCTCCTCGCGGCGCTGGCGCCAGCCGGCCAGCCCGGCGGGTGGCTCGTCGAGCTCCGGTTCCGGCTCGAACGGGGGCTCCTGCGGTGGCGGCTGGGGCGCTCTTGGCGCGAACCCGCTCTGGTAGCCGCTGGCGTACCCGCTCGCATAACCGCTGTTGTACCCGCTGGGCGGACCGTTGTCCGGCTCGTCGGGCACCACCGGGATCTGCTCGGTGTGCTCCTCGCGCTTCGGCGGCGCGGGGCGGCGCACCGGGCCGCTACGGCGGCGCGGCGCACGCGGCGGCACCGGGTACCCGCCGGTCGGCGGCGGACCCGGCTCCGGCTCGGCGGCGGGCGTCTCGGCCTCGCCGTCCAGACCGTCCAGCCGCGCCGAGAGCGCGCCGGGCGGCGGCGCCACCGGGGGCGGCGGAGGTGGGGGCTGCTGGCGGCGAGCCCGCGTCGGGACCCGCCGGGTGGGCGGGTCGACCGGGGTCTCGGCCGCGGAACGGCGTGAGCCGCGAGGCGCGCGCGCGGGCGGCTCGTCCGGCTGGGGCCGGGGCAGCGCCCCGGACTCCTGCTGGGGGCGCGGCAGAGGGCCGGAGTCCTGCTGGGGGCGCGGGAGCGCGCCCGAGTCCTGCCTGTCCTGCCTCGGCGGCCGTGGCAGCGCGCCGGAGTCGTGTCGCGAGCCCGACCGGCGAGGGGCGCCGTTGCGCCGGTTCGCCGGGGGCGGGGTGTCGCCTTGGACTCGCTCGATGATCGCCTGCGGAGCGGTGTCGCTGATGTCGCGCCGGGGAGTTTCCTCCTCGTCGTCGGCACGCCGACGACGGCGGCGTGAGCCGCCCTGTGCACCGTGTTGGGCGAGCAGTTCGGCCACCGTCTTCTGGGGCTGCTCGCCACCGCTGTCTTGGGTCATCCCTTCCACCGTGCCTGTCGCCCGTCGTCGAAGTCCAGTCCCCGTCCGCCCAGTGCAGTGTCCTCGGCCCCGTTGGAATGGTCCAGCCGCCGCAGGATCACTCCCTCCCGCAACGCCCACGGGCAGATCTCGAGTTCCTGCAGTGACAAAGCTCGCATGGCCGCCTGTGCCACCAGCGCACCGCCCACCAGCTGGTGCGACCGGCTGCCGCTGACCCCTTCGAGCTGGGCCAGGTCGGCCGCGGTCATCCGCGAGATGAACGCGATCAGCTGCCGCAACGCGGTGTCGGTGAGCGCGCGGCGGACCCGGGGTCCGTCCGCCGACGGCGCCGCACCGGTCAGCCGTGCCAGTGAGCGGAAGGTTTTCGAAGTGGCCACCACCCGATCGGGTAGCCCCAGCTTGGCCACCTTCTTCGCCAGCCCGGCCAGCTGCTCCTCCAGCCAGGCGGAGGTGGCGATCAGCTCGGACCGGGTCGGCGGGTCGTGCTTGAACCGGGTGCGGGTGGTCCGCCCGGCACCCAGCGGCAGCGATTCGGCCAGCTCCGGCTCCTCGTCCATGCCCATCGCGACCTCGAGCGAGCCACCGCCGATGTCGAGCACCAGCAGCTTGCCCGCCGACCAGCCGAACCACCGGCGGACCGCGAGAAAGGTCAGCCGCGCCTCGTCCACCCCGGAGAGCACCTGCAGGTCCACGCCGGTTTCCTCGGTGACCTTGCGGAGCACCTTCGCCGAGTTCTTCGCCTCGCGCACGGCCGAGGTGGCGAAGGCCATCACCTCGCGGCAGTCCAGCCGCGCGGCCGCCGCCTTGGCCGACTCCACCGCCCGGACCAGGTCGTCCGCGCCCGCCTTGCTCAGCTCACCGGAACCGGTGATCTGCTCGGCGAGCCGCAGCACGGTCTTCTCGGAGTGCATCGGCAGCGGGTGCGCACCACGGTGCGCGTCCACCACGAGCAGGTGGACGGTGTTCGAGCCGACGTCGAGGACCCCAAGGCGCACGGGGGTAAACGGTACCCGGCTGAGCAGACCCGCTGGTCGGCAACCGAGATTAAACCGAGATCATGACTCGAACTTGTACCCGAGACCACGCACGGTGACCAGGTGCCGCGGCGAGCCGGGATCGGGTTCGATCTTCGACCGCAGCCGCTTGACGTGCACGTCCAGGGTTTTGGTGTCCCCGACGTAGTCCGCGCCCCACACCCGGTCGATCAGCTGCCCGCGGGTGAGCACGCGGCCCACGTTGCGCAGCAGGTACTCGAGCAGGTCGAACTCCTTGAGCGGCAGTGAGACGTCCGCGCCGTCGACGGTCACCACGTGCCGCTCGACGTCCATCCGCACCGGACCGGCCGCCAGCACCAGCGGGGCCAGCTCACCGTCGGTGCCCGGCTCCCCACCGCGCCGCAGCACCGCGCGCACGCGGGCGATCAGCTCGCGGGCCGAGTACGGCTTGGTGACGTAGTCGTCGGCACCCAGCTCCAGGCCGACCACCTTGTCGATCTCGCTGTCGCGCGCGGTCACCATGATCACCGGCACGCCGGAGCGCTGGCGCAGCTGCTTGCACACGTCGGTGCCGCTCATGCCCGGCAGCATCAGGTCGAGCAGCACGATGTCGGCGCCGTTGCGGTCGAACTCCTCCAGTGCCTGCTGCCCGGTGGTGGCCACCGCGGCGGTGAAGCCCTCCTTGCGCAGCAGGAAGGCCAGCGGGTCGGCGAACGACTCCTCGTCCTCGACGATGAGCACCCTGGTCACAACTGTCCTCCATGATCGGTGGCGTCCTGGGCAACCACGAGGCGGGAAGTCCGCTCGGGGGGCATGTCGGCGCGGGTGGCCTGAGCGTGGACGGCGGCGCGGCCGTTCTCCGGCAGGTGCGCGGGTATGCGCAGGGTGAACGTGGAGCCGGTCCCCGGGCTGCTCCACAGCCGCACGTCGCCGCCGTGGTTGGCGGCGACGTGCTTGACGATGGCGAGGCCGAGCCCGGTCCCGCCGGTGGCCCGCGAGCGGGCCTTGTCGGCCCGGTAGAAGCGCTCGAACACGCGCTGCTGGTCCTCCTCGGCGATGCCGATGCCGCGGTCGGTCACGGCGATCTCGACCGCGCCGTCGACCAGCCGCCTGCTGACCGAGACCGGGCTGCCCGGCGAGGAGTAGTTGATCGCGTTCTCCAGCAGGTTGGACAACGCGGTGACCAGCAGCGTGCGGTCGCCCTCGATGAGCAGCGAGCTGGGCTGGTCGGTGGTCACCGCGATCTCGGCGGACTCGGCCGAGAGCCGGACCCGGCCGAGCGCCTCGCGCACCACCGCGTCCACCTCGACCACGTTGAGGTCGGGCAGCCGCTCGGCGCCCTGCAGCCGCGACAGCGCGATCAGCTCGGTGACCAGCTGGCCCAGCCGCGTCGACTCCCGCAGGATCTTGCCGCCGAACCGGCGGACCTCCTCGGTGTCCTCCGCGGCGTCGAGCACGGCCTCGGTGAGCAGCGCGATCGCGCCGACCGGGGTCTTCAGCTCGTGGCTGACGTTGGCCACGAAGTCCCGCCGGGTGGCTTCGAGGCGGACCGCGTCGGAGTGGTCCACCGCCTCGACCACGGTGAAGCCGTCCCCGAGCGGGCGGAGCACGCCGAGCACCGCCTCCGGCTGGCGGCCCCTGGTCTCCAGCGGGGACAGGTCGATCTCCATCGGGTCGTCGGTCTCGACCACCTGCTCGGCGGCCTTGCGGGCCCTGGCGTCGGCGCGGTTGTCCCGGACCAGGCCCAGCTCCTCGGCACGCGGGTTGTGCAGCACCATGTCGCCGAAGCGGTTCAGCACCACCACGCCGTTGGTCGAGGAGTGGATCAGCCGGGACAGCAGTTCGGCCACGGTGGGACCGACCGGCCGTCGGCGCTCGGTGCGCCGTCGGCGCAGCGAGGCCGCCAGGAAACCGGCTACCGCGCCGACCACCAGTGCACCGATGGCCAGAGCGAGTGAAGCGGGCACGGTCACGAGGGAATCGTAAGCAGGTAGGTGGCCGTTTGGCCTAGTCCTGGCTGCCTCGTCGTGACGCCCGTGACACCTTTGGGCGGTTTGTTCGCGCGCCCGTCAGTGCGTGTTCACGCATTCGTAGCCGAATTCAGTCGGTCGAGTTCCTCCGTCGAGAGTTCGAGGGTCCCGGCGGCCACGTTTTCGGCGAGATGCGTGACACTGCCGGTGCCCGGAATGGCCAGTACGTTCGGCGACCGGTGCAGGGTCCAGGCGAGCAGGATCTGCGCCTCGGTCACGCCGCGCGCGGCGGCGATCCGCGCCACCCCGTCCGGTGCGCCACCATCCACCGAGAAGAACGGGACGAAGGCGATTTCCCGCTCGGCACAGGTGTCCAGCAGCGCGTCGTCGTCCCGTTTGGACAGTCCGTACCAGTTCTGCACGGCGGTCACCGGGGCGATCGCGGTGGCCTCGGCCAGGTGTTCCGGCCCGACGTTGGAGATGCCGAGGTGCCGGATCAGGCCCTGCTCGCGCAGCGCCGCGAGCACGCCGAACCGCTCGGCGAGCGAGCCGGAACCGCGGTCGAGCGCGTTGCCGATCCGCAGGTACACCAGGTCGAGCTGGTCGCGGCCGAGTTCACGCAGGTTCTGCTCGACCTGCCCGCGCAGTTGGTCGGGCCGGGCCTCCGGCTGGTGCTCACCCGCCGCGTTCCGGCTGGGGCCGACCTTGGTGGCGATCACCAGCTCGTCGGAGTAGGGCGCCAGTGCCCGCTTGATCAGGTCGTTGGCGACGACGGGGCCGTGGAAGTAGAAGGCGGCCGTGTCGATGTGGTCGACACCGAGTTCGACGGCCCGGCGCAGCACGGCGATGCCCTCGTCGGGGTCGCGTTCGGCGCCGTTCGGGCCGAGTGCCAGCCGCATCGCGCCGAAGCCGAGCCGGTGCACGATCTTGTCACCGAGTTTCCAGGTGGAGTTGGTCATGACCCCAGCCTTCGCGGTCATCGTTTTGTCATCCACCATCGGCAACTTGCTGCCAGAATCGACCTGTGATCACCGTGGTCAAGGGTGAAGAGGAACTGTTCGCGCGCACCGCGCACCTGTTCGCGAGCGCGACCGACGTCGCGTGCGCGGCCGCCGACCTGAACACCTTCGCCGCGGCCCACCCTCCCCAGGCCACCCCCGCGGACGTCCACGGGAAGCGGGTCCGCAAGATCTACCGGCCGCCGGTGCTGCTGGACCAGGCTGCCAACGCCCGCATCCAGCACGTGGTGTCGCTCGGCGCGGACGTCCGGATCAGCGCGGACGAGATCAACGAGACGATCATCCTCGACCAGCGGGTGGTCATCCTGGCCGGTGACGCCGTCCCCGGCCCCCGCTCGTACAGCGTGCTGACCGCCGAGGAGACCGTGCAGGGCATCGTGTCGCTGTTCGAAGCGGCCTGGCGCGGGGCCACCGAGCTGGCCGTGTACGACGCGCGGGTGGCCGAGATCCGGGTGCTGGCGCCGCGCATCCTCGACATGCTGGCGTCGGGCTGCAAGGACGAGACCGCGGCCCGCTCGCTCGGACTCGGCCTGCGGACCTACCGCCGCCGGGTGGCCGAACTGATGACCGCACTGGGTGCCACCTCGCGCTTCCAGGCGGGGGTCCGAGCGGGAGAACTGGGGTTGCTTTGAGGATCTGGCCCATTTTGTGCCTGGTGGTGCTGGCGGGGTGCACGCAGGCGGTGCCGGGCACGCCCGCGCTGCCGCCCGCCCCGGCGAACCTGGCGCTGGTCGACGTCGCGGCGACCAGCGACGTGCTGACCGCGTCGAAGTCCGCGATGGAGTCGGTGTTCAGCTACGACCCGGCCAGCCCCGGCACGCAGGCCGACGCCGCCGCGAAGCTGCTGACCGGCGCCGCGCGCACGCAGGTGGAGAGCATGCTCGGCCAGGTGCGCCAGGCCGGCGCCACGGTCACCACCACGGCGCGCGAGGCCGCGGTGGCCGAACTGACGCCGACCTCGGCGAAGGTGCTGATGATGCTCGACCAGACCAGCACCATGCCCGGCTCCGCCTCGCCGAGCACCGGCGGTGCGGCGGTCCTGGTGACGGCCCAGCGCGAAGGCACCACCTGGCGCGCCGCCGACATCGTGGTCAACCCGGCGCTCGCGCCGGTACCGGCGTCACCGGGCGGGCCGGTGGCCGAAGCGCGTGACTCCGCGCTGGCCGCGGCCCGCACCGGCCTGGTGGCCTTCATGGAACTCGACAGCACCGATGTCGACGGCTGGTATCAGCGTCAGCTGGCGATCTCCACCGAACCCCTGCTCTCGGATATCCGCGCCTCGCAACAGAGTTCCGCGGAGGCGGTGCGGTCGCAGGGCAGCAAGGTCACCGTCGCACCGGACCCGGCGGTCGCGGCGAAGTCCGCCACGCCGGATCTGGTGCTCGGCTTGGCCGTGGTGAAGACCTCGGTGGTCAGCACCGCCAGCCCGCAACCGGCCGAGAAGGTGGTCCGGGTGGCGTTCGAGCTGGCGCGGCAGCCGGACGGCTGGAAGTTCCGCGCCCTCTCGACCGTGCTGTGACGGAGCTCCGCGCCGACCTAGTCCGTCGGCCACTCCAGCACGGCGCGTTCCTGCGAAACCGGGTACCCGGCGCGTTCGAACGCGGCGGCCATCGGCTTGTTGCCGAGATCGGTCGCCGCCAGCACGGTGGTCTCACCCGCCTCGACCAGCACGTGCGTGCACTCCACCAGCAGGTCGTAGCCGTAACCGTGGCCGCGGTGCTCGGGCACCACGCCGATGATGCCGACCACCGCGCCGGAGTAGTTGCGGCCCGGCACGGTCACGCCGACCAGGTCGCCGCCGGGCGTGTAGGCCAGCCGCCACCACTCGCGCGGGGACGGCAGCCAGCGCAGGAACTTCAGCTCCTCGTCGGCGGCCTGCTTCAGACCACCCTGGGCGATGGCGCGCCGCGCGTGGGCGTCGAGCGTGCCCTCGTGGGTGCGCATGAACGCGGCGTGGATCGCGTCGTCGTCCGGTTCGGGCCGGAACTCGAGGCGACCGGGCCGCTCGGGCAGGCCGTCGTCGAGGGTCCAGGTGTAGCGGAACCGGTCGACCAGCAGCCGCATCCCCGCCTCGAACGCGGCGTCGAGGCGGGTCTGCCGGGCGGCCGCGACGTCGGGCCGCTCACGCCAGTCCGCGGGCAGCACCAGCTCGTACTGGACGCGGAACCCGGCGGCGCGCAACAACGCGACCCCGGCGTCGAACTCGGTGAAGTCGAACCAGTCCAGTGCGACCGGCTCGGTGTCCTCGGGACCACCCCACCAGGCGGCGCGGGCGACCACGCGGCCTTCGCGGAGGGCGACCCAGGTCCACTCGGGCCGGTACTCGCCCTTGGCCCACATCTCGGCGAAGTTCCGGCCGAAGATGCCGAACCCGACCAGCTGCGGGAGGTCAAGGGTGTCGAACAGCGAACCTTCGCCCGCGGCGAGCGGGCGGATGACCAGATCGGTCAAGGTGAATGCCTTTCAGGAGCGGTAGGGGAACACGCTCCCGGTCAGCGGTCGGCAAGCTGACGACGCCCGGTGGCGGCGGGAGCGGTAAATCGTTTCACGTTCATCG
The genomic region above belongs to Amycolatopsis sp. YIM 10 and contains:
- a CDS encoding sugar phosphate isomerase/epimerase gives rise to the protein MSIPIGLSTASVWPLKAGAGFELAADLGYDGVEVMVWADSVSQDVGALRKLSKRTGMPVLSVHSPSLLITQRVWSPDPVVRLRRSVEAAQELGAATVVVHPPFRWQRRYGDGFADLVAELEDGSGVAIAVENMFKVRPPGGNRDARVSAFRPSIDPTDVGYRHYTLDLSHTAAARMDPIALARRMGPGLAHLHLADGTGLPKDEHLVPGRGGQPCAEVLELLRSTGFDGQVVLEINTRRAGERARRVKDLAEALLYARLHLGQ
- a CDS encoding Ppx/GppA phosphatase family protein, encoding MRLGVLDVGSNTVHLLVVDAHRGAHPLPMHSEKTVLRLAEQITGSGELSKAGADDLVRAVESAKAAAARLDCREVMAFATSAVREAKNSAKVLRKVTEETGVDLQVLSGVDEARLTFLAVRRWFGWSAGKLLVLDIGGGSLEVAMGMDEEPELAESLPLGAGRTTRTRFKHDPPTRSELIATSAWLEEQLAGLAKKVAKLGLPDRVVATSKTFRSLARLTGAAPSADGPRVRRALTDTALRQLIAFISRMTAADLAQLEGVSGSRSHQLVGGALVAQAAMRALSLQELEICPWALREGVILRRLDHSNGAEDTALGGRGLDFDDGRQARWKG
- a CDS encoding response regulator transcription factor, whose product is MTRVLIVEDEESFADPLAFLLRKEGFTAAVATTGQQALEEFDRNGADIVLLDLMLPGMSGTDVCKQLRQRSGVPVIMVTARDSEIDKVVGLELGADDYVTKPYSARELIARVRAVLRRGGEPGTDGELAPLVLAAGPVRMDVERHVVTVDGADVSLPLKEFDLLEYLLRNVGRVLTRGQLIDRVWGADYVGDTKTLDVHVKRLRSKIEPDPGSPRHLVTVRGLGYKFES
- a CDS encoding cell wall metabolism sensor histidine kinase WalK translates to MTVPASLALAIGALVVGAVAGFLAASLRRRRTERRRPVGPTVAELLSRLIHSSTNGVVVLNRFGDMVLHNPRAEELGLVRDNRADARARKAAEQVVETDDPMEIDLSPLETRGRQPEAVLGVLRPLGDGFTVVEAVDHSDAVRLEATRRDFVANVSHELKTPVGAIALLTEAVLDAAEDTEEVRRFGGKILRESTRLGQLVTELIALSRLQGAERLPDLNVVEVDAVVREALGRVRLSAESAEIAVTTDQPSSLLIEGDRTLLVTALSNLLENAINYSSPGSPVSVSRRLVDGAVEIAVTDRGIGIAEEDQQRVFERFYRADKARSRATGGTGLGLAIVKHVAANHGGDVRLWSSPGTGSTFTLRIPAHLPENGRAAVHAQATRADMPPERTSRLVVAQDATDHGGQL
- a CDS encoding oxidoreductase; the encoded protein is MTNSTWKLGDKIVHRLGFGAMRLALGPNGAERDPDEGIAVLRRAVELGVDHIDTAAFYFHGPVVANDLIKRALAPYSDELVIATKVGPSRNAAGEHQPEARPDQLRGQVEQNLRELGRDQLDLVYLRIGNALDRGSGSLAERFGVLAALREQGLIRHLGISNVGPEHLAEATAIAPVTAVQNWYGLSKRDDDALLDTCAEREIAFVPFFSVDGGAPDGVARIAAARGVTEAQILLAWTLHRSPNVLAIPGTGSVTHLAENVAAGTLELSTEELDRLNSATNA
- a CDS encoding DNA-binding response regulator, with amino-acid sequence MITVVKGEEELFARTAHLFASATDVACAAADLNTFAAAHPPQATPADVHGKRVRKIYRPPVLLDQAANARIQHVVSLGADVRISADEINETIILDQRVVILAGDAVPGPRSYSVLTAEETVQGIVSLFEAAWRGATELAVYDARVAEIRVLAPRILDMLASGCKDETAARSLGLGLRTYRRRVAELMTALGATSRFQAGVRAGELGLL
- a CDS encoding GNAT family N-acetyltransferase; protein product: MTDLVIRPLAAGEGSLFDTLDLPQLVGFGIFGRNFAEMWAKGEYRPEWTWVALREGRVVARAAWWGGPEDTEPVALDWFDFTEFDAGVALLRAAGFRVQYELVLPADWRERPDVAAARQTRLDAAFEAGMRLLVDRFRYTWTLDDGLPERPGRLEFRPEPDDDAIHAAFMRTHEGTLDAHARRAIAQGGLKQAADEELKFLRWLPSPREWWRLAYTPGGDLVGVTVPGRNYSGAVVGIIGVVPEHRGHGYGYDLLVECTHVLVEAGETTVLAATDLGNKPMAAAFERAGYPVSQERAVLEWPTD